A single Papaver somniferum cultivar HN1 unplaced genomic scaffold, ASM357369v1 unplaced-scaffold_85, whole genome shotgun sequence DNA region contains:
- the LOC113345986 gene encoding uncharacterized protein LOC113345986 isoform X2 translates to MINYISAENSIGSMANNQLPQVPQVIQDLNSIDLNFNLNQLDRYIEIQEQQVERLCIMEVPSYMKARRRAAYEPSMVSIGPYHYGKPQLLPMQAHKTRAVVHFLKRCGKAKESFLQELRICVVELRNHYDRQKLDLMLEWQDDENFIRLMMVDGIFLLEYLSATSGNRHVQDYARNDPYFGHRGNTLSYNYVMQDLLMLENQVPYNVLYKLLAVSHAAPNQTILPENTHFNLCAIMMSVPPEINTSANANIQPGYHHFLDAYMKGRAKGNVQPRIVEDRLARKISASALQKYAIKYTVVESYDSMAFDSKSGTLNLPSLLINEQSIVSFLNSRAYDVQGSLSII, encoded by the exons ATGATTAATTATATCTCAGCTGAAAATTCAATCGGCAGTATGGCAAACAATCAGCTACCCCAAGTACCGCAGGTGATCCAGGATCTCAACTCAATCGATTTGAACTTCAACTTAAATCAACTAGACCGTTACATAGAAATACAGGAACAACAAGTGGAGCGACTATGCATAATGGAAGTACCGAGTTATATGAAGGCGAGACGTCGAGCTGCCTATGAGCCAAGTATGGTGTCCATCGGTCCATACCATTACGGAAAACCGCAGTTGCTGCCCATGCAAGCCCACAAGACAAGGGCAGTGGTTCACTTCCTCAAGAGATGTGGCAAGGCTAAAGAATCCTTCCTACAAGAATTAAGAATTTGTGTGGTTGAATTGAGGAACCATTACGACCGCCAAAAGCTTGATCTGATGCTAGAATGGCAAGATGATGAGAACTTCATTCGGCTCATGATGGTGGATGGGATTTTCCTTTTGGAATATTTGTCTGCCACCAGCGGTAATAGACATGTTCAAGATTATGCTAGGAATGACCCCTACTTTGGTCATCGTGGAAATACCTTGAGCTATAACTATGTCATGCAAGATTTATTGATGTTGGAGAACCAGGTGCCGTATAATGTACTCTATAAGCTGCTTGCTGTTTCTCATGCGGCTCCTAATCAAACAATACTTCCAGAG AACACACATTTCAACCTTTGTGCAATAATGATGTCTGTCCCGCCAGAAATCAACACCAGTGCCAATGCCAACATCCAGCCAGGCTATCATCACTTCTTGGATGCTTATATGAAGGGGAGAGCAAAGGGCAATGTTCAACCTAGGATTGTGGAAGATAGATTAGCCAGAAAAATATCTGCTTCCGCTCTTCAGAAATATGCAATCAAGTATACAGTGGTTGAAAGCTACGACAGTATGGCATTTGACAGTAAATCTGGGACTTTGAACCTGCCTTCCCTTCTAATAAATGAACAGAGCATAGTTAGTTTCCTCAATTCAAGAGCATACGATGTTCAG GGGTCATTATCAATTATATGA
- the LOC113345986 gene encoding UPF0481 protein At3g47200-like isoform X1: MINYISAENSIGSMANNQLPQVPQVIQDLNSIDLNFNLNQLDRYIEIQEQQVERLCIMEVPSYMKARRRAAYEPSMVSIGPYHYGKPQLLPMQAHKTRAVVHFLKRCGKAKESFLQELRICVVELRNHYDRQKLDLMLEWQDDENFIRLMMVDGIFLLEYLSATSGNRHVQDYARNDPYFGHRGNTLSYNYVMQDLLMLENQVPYNVLYKLLAVSHAAPNQTILPENTHFNLCAIMMSVPPEINTSANANIQPGYHHFLDAYMKGRAKGNVQPRIVEDRLARKISASALQKYAIKYTVVESYDSMAFDSKSGTLNLPSLLINEQSIVSFLNSRAYDVQVRGTTTDLNSYIYLIDTIVHSADDVNLLRREGVIINYMNSDKDALKAIKELKKDDARGDTHDRSFQVVKKIRDYCRELETSMKRKKTSKRRKAYRLIVTLFCGGTIILILTAIQTGYSVAAFYKP, encoded by the exons ATGATTAATTATATCTCAGCTGAAAATTCAATCGGCAGTATGGCAAACAATCAGCTACCCCAAGTACCGCAGGTGATCCAGGATCTCAACTCAATCGATTTGAACTTCAACTTAAATCAACTAGACCGTTACATAGAAATACAGGAACAACAAGTGGAGCGACTATGCATAATGGAAGTACCGAGTTATATGAAGGCGAGACGTCGAGCTGCCTATGAGCCAAGTATGGTGTCCATCGGTCCATACCATTACGGAAAACCGCAGTTGCTGCCCATGCAAGCCCACAAGACAAGGGCAGTGGTTCACTTCCTCAAGAGATGTGGCAAGGCTAAAGAATCCTTCCTACAAGAATTAAGAATTTGTGTGGTTGAATTGAGGAACCATTACGACCGCCAAAAGCTTGATCTGATGCTAGAATGGCAAGATGATGAGAACTTCATTCGGCTCATGATGGTGGATGGGATTTTCCTTTTGGAATATTTGTCTGCCACCAGCGGTAATAGACATGTTCAAGATTATGCTAGGAATGACCCCTACTTTGGTCATCGTGGAAATACCTTGAGCTATAACTATGTCATGCAAGATTTATTGATGTTGGAGAACCAGGTGCCGTATAATGTACTCTATAAGCTGCTTGCTGTTTCTCATGCGGCTCCTAATCAAACAATACTTCCAGAG AACACACATTTCAACCTTTGTGCAATAATGATGTCTGTCCCGCCAGAAATCAACACCAGTGCCAATGCCAACATCCAGCCAGGCTATCATCACTTCTTGGATGCTTATATGAAGGGGAGAGCAAAGGGCAATGTTCAACCTAGGATTGTGGAAGATAGATTAGCCAGAAAAATATCTGCTTCCGCTCTTCAGAAATATGCAATCAAGTATACAGTGGTTGAAAGCTACGACAGTATGGCATTTGACAGTAAATCTGGGACTTTGAACCTGCCTTCCCTTCTAATAAATGAACAGAGCATAGTTAGTTTCCTCAATTCAAGAGCATACGATGTTCAGGTAAGGGGTACCACTACGGATTTGAACTCATACATTTACCTCATCGACACTATTGTCCACTCCGCTGATGATGTTAATTTGCTCCGACGTGAAGGGGTCATTATCAATTATATGAACAGCGACAAGGATGCTCTAAAAGCGATCAAGGAACTCAAGAAAGATGATGCACGAGGAGATACTCATGATAGATCTTTTCAGGTAGTTAAAAAGATAAGGGACTACTGCAGAGAGCTAGAAACTtccatgaaaagaaaaaaaacttccaAGAGAAGAAAGGCATATAGACTTATAGTAACACTATTTTGTGGAGGGACAATTATTCTCATACTCACTGCAATACAAACAGGTTACTCAGTAGCCGCGTTTTACAAGCCATAA